From the Leucobacter denitrificans genome, one window contains:
- a CDS encoding GspE/PulE family protein, with amino-acid sequence MSIAEGWQHPRGTHGAAPVSTAEQLATDRGLGYVNLFETDIDLQMVELVTTDLCRRHRVIPVTISEHRVRLAMVDPSDIIAIDDVASATGRTVTPLVASAEAMEYALTRFARLDQQIAELSSELSAQAAALDLDRAADENSGALEDAPIVQFVNLIISQAIQDRASDIHIEPADGVLRVRYRIDGVLREVQNASASIASGVVSRMKIMSNIDISERRLPQDGRMTVKHRGREVDLRVATLPTLWGEKVVMRILDTPAEQLRLTDLEMSERNYDVFQASFKKPHGMVLVTGPTGSGKSTTLYMTLHEIVRPEINVITVEDPVEYRMDGVNQMQVNPRAGLTFDSALRSILRSDPDVVLVGEIRDSETAQTSIEAALTGHLVLSTLHTNDAPSAASRLVEMGIEPFLVASALDSVMAQRLARRLCKDCVIVRQPSPEVLESIGFVVPGGMAQVGEPQGCSRCSGTGYRGRVAIHEVMRVTQQIAQLIVAGASNQDLRSVAIEQGMVPLREDGWRKVLAGATSIEEVLRVTV; translated from the coding sequence GTGAGCATTGCTGAGGGGTGGCAACACCCGCGCGGAACGCATGGTGCGGCACCAGTGTCGACTGCCGAGCAATTGGCAACGGACCGTGGTCTCGGATACGTGAATTTGTTCGAGACTGACATCGATCTGCAGATGGTTGAGTTGGTGACCACAGATCTTTGTCGACGCCATCGTGTGATCCCTGTGACGATTTCAGAGCACCGGGTGCGATTGGCGATGGTGGATCCGAGCGACATCATCGCAATCGACGATGTTGCGAGTGCGACTGGGCGCACCGTTACTCCGCTCGTCGCGTCAGCGGAAGCTATGGAGTATGCGCTCACTCGCTTTGCGAGGCTCGACCAGCAGATCGCTGAGTTGTCAAGTGAATTGAGTGCACAGGCTGCTGCACTTGACCTCGACCGTGCGGCAGATGAGAACAGTGGCGCGCTTGAAGACGCCCCGATCGTTCAGTTTGTAAACCTCATCATTTCGCAGGCAATTCAGGATCGGGCCTCGGACATTCATATCGAACCGGCTGATGGTGTGCTGCGAGTGCGCTATCGCATCGATGGAGTGTTGCGGGAAGTGCAGAATGCGTCGGCATCGATTGCAAGCGGAGTGGTCTCGCGTATGAAGATCATGAGCAATATTGATATTTCAGAGCGCCGTTTGCCGCAGGATGGCCGCATGACTGTGAAGCATCGTGGCCGTGAGGTTGATCTTCGCGTTGCAACACTTCCGACCCTCTGGGGTGAGAAGGTGGTGATGCGCATTCTTGACACACCAGCCGAACAATTGCGCCTCACCGACCTCGAGATGTCGGAACGCAATTACGACGTGTTTCAGGCCTCATTCAAGAAACCCCACGGTATGGTGCTTGTGACCGGTCCCACTGGGTCAGGTAAGTCAACGACGCTGTACATGACATTGCATGAAATTGTGCGTCCCGAGATCAATGTGATCACAGTTGAAGACCCGGTGGAATACCGCATGGATGGTGTGAACCAGATGCAGGTGAATCCTCGCGCTGGTCTCACCTTCGATAGTGCTCTCCGGTCAATATTGCGTAGCGATCCCGACGTGGTGTTAGTCGGAGAGATCCGCGATTCCGAAACCGCGCAGACAAGCATCGAGGCCGCACTCACGGGGCACCTTGTGCTTTCGACTCTGCACACGAACGATGCGCCGAGCGCCGCCAGCCGGCTTGTCGAAATGGGTATCGAACCGTTCCTGGTTGCCTCTGCCCTCGATTCTGTGATGGCGCAGCGTCTCGCGCGACGGCTGTGCAAAGACTGCGTGATAGTGCGACAGCCGAGTCCTGAAGTACTCGAGAGTATAGGGTTCGTGGTGCCAGGGGGCATGGCTCAGGTCGGTGAACCGCAGGGGTGTTCGCGGTGTTCGGGAACGGGATACCGTGGGCGCGTCGCGATCCACGAGGTAATGCGAGTGACCCAACAGATTGCGCAACTCATCGTCGCTGGAGCCTCGAATCAGGATCTACGAAGCGTCGCCATCGAGCAGGGTATGGTGCCGCTGCGTGAGGACGGCTGGCGTAAGGTACTCGCGGGTGCGACTTCGATTGAAGAAGTCTTGCGCGTCACTGTGTGA
- a CDS encoding type IV pilus twitching motility protein PilT, whose product MGSPPIVRIDGDLTPIPGAHALLTVDALNDVIQGMLTGEQKRRFSEDLELDFAHSLAGVGRFRVNVYMQRQMIGAAFRRIDNEVRDLESLGVPAHIRDLAFLPRGLVLVTGPTGSGKSTTLASVLDIINSERRCHIVTVEDPIEFMHQPKRSLIHQREVGVDTRSFAVALKHVLRQDPDVILIGELRDPESISAALTAAETGHLVFATLHTVDAAQSIDRIVDAFPPHQQNQVRVQLSGSLKAVVSQTLLRRKQGGRVVATEVLRMTSAIANLIREGETHQIYSVLQSGSENHMHTLDQSLLELVRTGEVEASEAREYAGHARSFDDSVQSAAANGVNRQVAVTNNMWEY is encoded by the coding sequence GTGGGTTCACCGCCGATTGTTCGTATTGATGGTGATCTGACACCAATACCGGGCGCGCATGCTCTGCTTACGGTTGACGCCCTGAACGATGTGATTCAAGGCATGCTGACGGGCGAGCAGAAGCGTAGATTCAGCGAAGACCTTGAGCTTGACTTCGCTCACTCACTCGCCGGGGTGGGTCGGTTTCGAGTAAACGTGTACATGCAGCGACAAATGATCGGTGCAGCGTTTCGTCGTATCGACAATGAAGTGCGCGATCTTGAGTCGCTCGGTGTGCCCGCCCATATTCGTGACCTCGCCTTCCTTCCGCGGGGTCTTGTGCTCGTTACGGGACCCACGGGCTCTGGAAAATCCACGACCCTCGCCTCGGTTCTCGACATCATAAATTCTGAGCGTCGCTGCCACATCGTGACAGTCGAGGACCCGATTGAGTTTATGCATCAACCGAAGCGAAGCCTCATTCATCAACGTGAAGTTGGTGTTGACACGCGCAGCTTTGCGGTGGCCTTAAAACATGTACTCCGGCAGGATCCTGATGTGATTCTTATCGGCGAGCTTCGCGATCCCGAGAGCATCTCGGCGGCACTGACGGCTGCGGAGACGGGCCATCTTGTGTTCGCCACTCTGCACACCGTTGATGCGGCGCAGTCGATCGACCGAATTGTTGACGCGTTTCCACCACACCAGCAGAATCAGGTGCGCGTGCAGCTCTCAGGTAGCTTGAAGGCCGTCGTTTCTCAGACGCTACTTCGTAGGAAGCAGGGCGGTCGAGTGGTTGCGACCGAAGTGCTCCGCATGACGTCTGCTATTGCGAATCTCATTCGAGAGGGTGAGACGCACCAGATTTACTCGGTTCTGCAGTCGGGGTCTGAGAATCATATGCATACGCTTGATCAGTCGCTACTCGAACTCGTGCGCACGGGTGAGGTTGAGGCCTCTGAGGCGCGTGAATACGCTGGACACGCACGTTCCTTCGATGACTCGGTGCAATCCGCGGCGGCGAATGGTGTGAATCGGCAGGTTGCCGTGACGAATAATATGTGGGAGTACTGA